The genome window AAACGTATCTTGGGAGGCTTGCCTGGACCAAAGCGGTATGTGGTCGTGCATAGAGCTGCTTGTGTAGGGTCGTTCGCCCTGGCAAGAAAGCAAGAGCCTGAGTTTCTTGTAGGCCGAATCGATACATACTCTGCATCATCGAGTTCTCCCGTTGCTGCGACATTGAAGACATAGATAGGATCTGGCTGAGGCGGTAGAGGAAGCCTAATAAGTGCAAACCCAGGAGCCTGGATCTGCAGTTGTTTTGTAGGATAAAATCcagatgttgaagaggacGATGCTGAGTCTCCGTTTTCATTGTTGTATAGCGTCGTATATTCTGGAAGGGAGTTTGTAGAAGACGTAGCTGGCGAGAGGCGTGATAGTTCTACAGCTTCAGTAGTCTCGTAGTCAGGAGGTGGAGCTAAGTGTCCAGAGGGGCGATGGCCGAGTTCGAAGGATGAAGTTGTCATTGTCTCAGTTTTTGTAGACATGATTCTATAACAGTGGTCTTGGCAAGAGTATTTTGAATACCTGATTCTTTGAATGTagcttggtgatgctgatAAGTCGTTGGTGTAAGTCTTACTATGATGCTCGCTTTCAaacttcttccatcttgaaGGCGGACAGAGGGCCTATATATACCCACGAACTTATATGATCTACCTATTTATCGTGAGACCTTCAATTGGCTATTTGCCAAACCCGAAGAATACGGCACTACTGGTTGCTCAATGACGGGGACAGCCCAAGGCATCCTTCAGCCCTGTGAGGGTTGCCCCAAAACATGATTGGCTTATATGATGATCATCCCCCCACGCCCGACCCAATCGCGTGGAATACGATGAATGCGAGATTCAATAGTGGGGGCTTTGCTGGGGCAGTGCCGAGACTAGCACCGGGAACGACACTTGAGACCTTGAGTCGGTTTGGGGGCTAAAAAACGACATTTCAAGAGCCTCCTAAGCTTGTGATGACTTTACTTAGTATTTGAGTCGTCTAGAATAGAGAGCTTCCTAAATTAATCATGAATTTCCTTATCTGAAGGGAAAGTCCTGACCTGACCGTAAGGAGTTTGGAAGGTGACAATTACATAGAACCAAGGTGAGTTATCGGCTCTTCGTTCCCTTCCTTCACGCTCTCCTCTTCGGTGTCTGTCCCTCTTTGAGTCTTCTGCTCTTGTTCCTTTCGCGGCCATGGTCAAAGACCTTGAAGGGGTCTATCATCCAAGATGATATTCACGTTTTCCTCAGGAGAACGTAACTTGAAACGGTAGGCAACACTCTCGTCGCTTGAGCTGTCAAATCCATGGGCACGATATATTTTCTCTACTGGAAGATTTTCAGTTCGAAATCTTGCAACAACCTGCATGCTGAATGACAAGATCTTCAGCTTCGCCGGGAATTGAGGACCGGTAAGAGTGCAGCTGCACATATAGTACCAGATGCTACCGATCTTGCAATGAAAATGCGAGAGAGTCTTACTGTGTCTGCACACTATCCTGAGACACGTACAGTCCTTCTTGCATCAAGACCACGATATCTTGAGTCAAGGCATCAGGCTGGGCGTACCAATCAACGTTCAAATCAACTGTCCATACATGTGACTATCAGACATAACAACAGCAAAAGTTGAGTCCGTTTACAATATGAGTCATGAAGAGGCCTTGCATGAAGGGCATTGAGATATCCAAACTTCAGTCACCTGTTGATATACCGAATAACTGAGGATAACCCGACAATCAAGCCCTTCCAAAGAAGGTAATATCATGATCCAACTGTTCCTCCACCCACATCGGCCACTGATTATAAATCTGGTGCTCAAGGTCGATATTAGCATTAATATGTTTAAGCCATCGGGCAAAACCAGGATCAAGTTGTGGCTGGCCATCTCTCTGTGGAGGATACTTTTCAGATACGTTTCGTTCTTGCCCACTGATAGGAGACATGATCTCGTTGATGGCGACCCAATGTGAGTGAAGCAGCATCATGACCTGGTTATCGGGATCAATGAGAGCTTGGAAGGTGTCGTGTGGAAGTAACATCCACCAGCCGTATTGTGATGTGTATGCTTTATATGCTAGACCTAGTTAGCTGGGTGCCAGTGTTGTATGATCAGAGACTTACCATCCCACGAGTTGATGTAGAGCTTTTCGACCATTTTGAcgagatggtgatgatacTCAACCTCGACTGGCTGCGTACACAGTGGCTTGAGATTCGTAAGAGCCTCCATTGCAGAGTCTGTATAGCCCTTTGGAATTAGTGGGAGGCCCTGCATTAGGGGTTCAAGTAAGGCATCCTGATCCGGCTCCATCATATTTTCAAATATCGGTTTTATACCTCGGAACAACATTTGCATTCCCACAATCATGATACCACGGATGAAGGTCAGATACTCCGCCAATCCATCATCCAAGCTCACGGACTGAAATGTAAGAGCGTAACAGGTAGCTACCATAGCGTTCGCTTCCTCATAGTCCATTGAGCTTCTGGCAGTCTCAGCCAGACGCTTCTTGATTGCTCTTATTGCCTTGATACGGTGGTTCATGGCTGACGAAACAATACTGGCGTCATTCCTCATAAGTTCAGATGCCGAGAAACCGAGGATTGCGTGCATAAGGTATTCATGCTAGATCGATCAGTAACTGCCTTGTTTCCTTTACTTGATGGGGATCCATACGTTGTGGGCAATGCATGGGATCTCATGGGTCCAGATATCCTCTTGTTTCAAGGGATGATGAGGGTAGCATTGCGTCAGAAAGTGCTGGAAGAAGCGCATATCCTGGAGACTGAATAGAGGAATCTGGTGATGCGGCTAGATACACGATCGTCAGTTGATACAGTTGTTAAGCCTTGTCTCTTACGCACCTGATGTGTGATCTGAGGCATAGATGGATACTCGCACTTCAGGCCCGTCTTGGTGCAGTGGCCACACGCAGGCCGAGTCTCCTGGCACTTCCTGGTCTTAGCCAGTCCATGGAACTAGATCTTCAGGTCTACATACCTTGATACGCCTTCTCTTGCAGTTGTAACAACCTCTTCGACTCTTGGTATGGCCTCTTCGCTCAAGTCTTTGTTTCTGAGCAGAAGGTTGAGCAACCAGTTCACTACTAGACCCTGATGTTGTGCTTGGTGGGGTAGCTTTGTCTGAGGAATCTGATGGTACTTGCTGTTGGGTCTGGGCACCCTCGCCAAACGTGATATCGTCAGCTTGGAGAAAGGCGGCGTAATCAAACTCGGGCTGATCGGTGAATGACAGCATTCCCGGAGTGAATTGTTGATTTATGTCCATGATGTGATTGCTTTCTAGTGTGGACTGGTTGTAATTCAGCTAGCTCCTTGAAGCTCTGATAGATTGCCCGTGGCAGAAGCGACCAGAGTAGAAGTAATGATACTCGGCGGCAGCTTTTTGTCCTCATGCATCTAAATCGTCGTATAGAATATATGTTTCGTGTTTAAAAGGTTGAAGTTTTATAAGCATGCCAAAGAACTCACGAGGCATCAAGAGCTGGATAGCTTCCTCATCCCAACAGGAGCGAATCAGCGTGTTACAATGTCACGTGTTAAAGCTGGTAGTGGACGATCCTATCAAGTGGCTTGAGCCCTGCCACAACTAGCTGAACATGTTGTTCTATCATTCGTTGTAGTGGCAGTTTATCCCTAACTAACAGGGCGGGATGACGGGTCATCATTCCGCCGCTTCTCGCACTATCATCCCAATTTGGGCTTCGGTGTTGCTAGGCGGTTTTTCAGATTGATAGTTATCAGTTGCGGCTATGTCGTGACTTTATATGGATTTTGGATATTGGCTTCATGGAAGAGGCTGTGTTGACCTCCACTGATTTACTGACCAACAGGGCAATTGTGACTTTCGCCACAGACCCAGCCTTACTCGATAAGCTCTCAACGGGCTGCAGATTCTCCGTTACCTTATAGCGGGGCTCCAGTTTGATGTCCGTTACAATGCCCATTGTTGGCGTTTAACTTTACCCCAGAATCTTAATATGACAACGGACCATGTTTcaacagcaagctcaaggaatTGTCTGATTGGAGATGGCACTTTTGGTGTCGCACTCAACTCCGTCGTAGTGTAATTACTAGCCAAATCACGGGAATAACAAGCGCGCGCCCGCGATCGTCCTCTAGTCCTTCACCTCATTTCCCATCGTCGGGCGCTTCTGCAAATATCGCGATTCGCAGGTTCCCTAGCGCCGATCATGTTATTAGCTCACCTGAACTCTGGAGCCATGTTACAGTATCTATTTTAAAAACGATGGCTTGTTGCGTTTGTTGCGGTTTCTCTAGTTCACCTGTTTAAGTCTCGGGTTTTGGTTGCTCACAACCTATTACGAGACAGACAGCACAAGCACCTCAAACGACATGCCAACAGGTAGGGTTCTTGCAATATGTTGAAATCTGATGGGAAGGGATACACATAATGCATCTAGCATCGGTAAAGTGTAATAAATCCATCATCAATGGGGCCTACAGTTTGTTGGGGCTTTCATGTGATAATGAAGCAAGGGGTTTATATGTAAACAAAACAATCTTACCCTGTACCACATATAAGATGTGAAATTTATCATCATCTTTTGAATGAACCACTGCCACTACCGCATCCTAGCTATCTCACCTGAAATGTCGTTCACGCTCCTTTTTAGGGAGGCCTCATATCCTGAGAGATCCGCTGTTCTCACCATTGCCATGTTGATTAACGGTACGCCTTGGTCAACAGCATCCACATCCCGCCAAGGTGGGTCATATCCCCAAGCGTTCGTATACCACAACAACATTATATTAACGTCCCGCTCAATGCATCGTACTCTGAAATTGGATACCTTGAACCGCGTTGCGGTATCGAATCATCGACCCAGAGTCAACAGCTCATGGGCAGTGGAGAGCAAGAGCCATGCTCAAGTCCTATTAAAAGCTCAACAGACTCCAGGTACCGCCCCGAAGCGATCTCGTGAGATAAGATGAGCGCCCCATAGGCCCATAAGTTATGGGCTGAAACAGGATTTCCCATACAGGCAGCAGCTCGTCGCTTGAGAGACTGCTTGTTTTGTTTACTCGACACTGTGATATGAGTAAACGACACTGATCAGGGGAGTCCATCAACCAGAGTCCCAAGCACTAGCTAAGGAAAGTTGCACAAAGAAACAGCCTCAAAGGGCATTGAGTGTAACACGTCAGCTTGACCGCCACATGTCAATAGTTTAGGTGCCAAGCCGAGGAAATAGAGTCTGTGATATTTAGCTTGTACAAAGCAAAGAGTGTTGAGTGTGTTTCTTGGTGCTCGGTCATGGCTAGGTGCAGAAAATGCAACCCTCATCATGCAAAGTGATGGCAAAGACTTCCACGAAAACAGAACAGATTGTGAAGATCTGAGTCAGAGCAACAAAATGCGGCAttgagttttttttttctcttgtTCCAAGTTGTGAATGTCTCCTGTGGGGATGAGTGACAACCCTGCCATACTATGAGAATCGAGAACCAAGCTTTTTTATGCCAAAAATGGCTCAATAATGTCTCTGCTCCATCCGTTTGCAGCGTCCATCCATCGTGGACTGCGATGAGGATCCGATCCGGAATCCCGGCTAACAGGTTGCTCAGATATTGACAAGGGATATCATGGTTGTACGCGTGGAGCCCCCCTACTGTGGCTGCGGATGTAATTTCGGACGGTGTTTCACACGGCGGATGCTAAGTGAGAATTGGGTTTAGCAGCCGACGTGGCCCTTTAGCAATGGGTTCAGGTTTGTCCCAAGAGGCTGGGATGCACCAAAAAGCCAAGACATTTAGAATTTTCGTCGGTGGCAGCCTTTGTGCGCCTTGTTCTGAGTGCTTTAattgtgtgtgtgtgtgtgcgTTGTCGTTGCTAGTTGTCGTGATGAGCGTCATATGATGCGTATCATGCGCCTCTGGTGTGAGAGCATTGGAATGACGAGAAGCCAGATGATGACGGTGATGCAGAAGTTGGTGGTTGTTAACCTCTGGCCTTGCATTCATCAAGTTGGCTGGGCTTGGCACCAGGATAAGCATCGCATCAGCTACCTTACCTACAGGCTACAGGGCATCCTGGGTAGGATCAGCTCAACGGAGTTAGGGCCAACGTTTACGACGGCCTTGTCCGATTACGTTAGTAGCTGGGAAGTGGGCGTTGAGGGTTCTCGAAGGCCAAGTGCCGGCAGCAAACTCGGTCGTGTTCTCTGCTGTCTTGGCTTAATCTCTCGGGACCGTTTAGTTTTTTATACCATGGTGGATATCAGAAGCTTGGTTGTGGGATCATCGAGTCAGGAATTGGGGCGAAAGAGTGCTGGCATTGCAGCAAAAGTAACAAAGGCCCCAGTGCGTGAATCATTCCTCTGAGGGCCACTAACACAATTGGGCCGTTTGCGGtcttttgttcttttgtttcctctttttctttttttgtgTGTGTGTTCCTGCAGAAAGGACCTGCAGTAGACCAAAGCCGGATGAAATAGCGCATGTATAGTTGTTTCAGTTCAGGCACAGCGTGTGTGTGCCTCTGTGTGAGTGGTCGTGCATCCACTGCCACGTTAACCCATGTTTCCTTTGCCCACTGTCGCTGTCGTTGACCTGTTGTTTAGGTTCTAAGAGGGAGGCCAGCTCGTCCAATCGGAAACTGCTTTGATGCTACCTGAGGCGGCTGCCCCTGACATACTACCCGCTTTTTGCCAGGGATGGCGTACCCGGCCAGAGATCCACTCTAGCACGGCGCCAGGAACCAGAGCGTCGGCCAATGGAATTGCAGAATGCCTCCAAGCATTTCACCTGAGTCCACCGAAAGCGCCCCAAAACGGCCCCTGCAAGTGGAGGCTCTCGATGGCCCAGGCGGGGGTCTTTCTTCCCAgtctttccagtcttggaAACAAAGATACCAGGTGTCAGGTGAAGACACGGGTATCTCCAACAATCGTCAGCAGGTAAAAGATACATTCCAGTCCACCTCACCACTTGTACTGTACTTCTGGATCATGTCCAAACCACACCACTTGCCTGCCTTATTGCGAGGGACCTCCTTGCTCTTAAACCCTCTATATCCCCCCCATGGTTTCGAACTTCCCTTCCCcctctctccttcatctcgtCAATATCAGCCCGTGTTTTCAACCCTCGTCTCGACTAGTCGTCGCCCTTCTTTATCTGCGTCTTTGATAGATCGCATACACACTCCCTACTCGGCCGTGCCGATCACATAACTACAACTATCGTCTCAGCCCCGATCTTTCGTTGTTGCTTTCACCTTGTCATCCCGACTGTGATCAACCCGAATATCAAGTACAACTTCACATTCATTACATAAGTCGACTGCCGTCTCGGGAAACACTAGGTTTCATCGATCTTTACCCAAATCGCCTTGATTAGGAATACCAGTCATCTCAGTCAAGATGATCGCCAACAAGCTCACCATCCTTACCGCTACCGCCGCTCTTCTTGAGCCGGCTCTCGCTCTTGGCCACCGCCACGCTCACCACCAGCACGCCCAGAAGCGTGGTGACTGGGTCGTTGCTACCATTGACGGTCAGGTCGTCTCTTGGGAGAACAACTACTTCGGCCCCGGCGGTGCTGCTCCTGCTGCTACTCAGCCCGCTGCCGCTTCTCAACCCGAGGCACCTTCTGCTCCCGCTCCTGCTGCCGCTCAGCCTACCACCATTATCAAGGTCGCCAAGCCCTCTCAAGCTGCCAAGTCCGCCTATGAGCCTGCTTCCCAGCCCAAAAAGGAGGAGACCGCCGCCAAGGCTTCCCAGAAGGCtgccatcaaggagaagactcagtccaaggccaagtctAGCAGCACCCAGTCCAAGTCTAGCGGCTCCACTTCTGGCGGCTCCGCTGGCTTCTCCCACAAGCGCGGTGTCTGCTACAACAACGTTGACCTCGCCAACACTTTCGCCGGCGACTGCAAGAACTGCGGCTGGGGTTACAACTGGGACTCCTCTTCCGGCGGTCTCAAGGGTCTCAACTTCATCCCTACCCTCTGGAACGACCAGCCTCTCCACACCGACCGCTTTGCCGACAACTGTGCCCAGGCTCTGAGTGATGGCGCCAAGGCtatcttcagcttcaacgaGCCTGACAACGCTGGCCAGGCTGACATGACTCCTGCCTACGCTGCCAAGGCCCATGTCAAGTGGCTCAACCCTTATGCTGGAAAGGCCCTCATCGGTGCCCCTTCCATCAGCAACAGTGGTCTTCCCATGGAGGGTGTCGAGTGGCTCAAGAACTGGGTCTCTGAGTGTGAGAAGCTCGGCGAGCAGTGCCACTATGACTTCTGCAACGTCCACTGGTACTCCGAGGTTGAGTACGGTAACACTCTCTTCGACCACCTCAAGGCTTCCCACGAGGCTTGCGGTGGAAAGCCCATCTGGCTCACCGAGTTTGCTCCTACAGGTTCTGATGAGGCCATTGCCGACTGGCTCAAGGATGCCATCCCCAAGCTTGAGGCCCTTTCTTACCTTGATGCTTACTCCTACTTCAAGGTTGAGACTGGCATGCTCATGACCAGCGAGACCGAGCTCAGCTCTTATGGTAGCGTTTACGCCTCCGCTTAAGCTCGCGAAGGCTCATGGCAGATGGCCACTCAGTTCGTTTTATAACTTCTTGTACACTCGCTAGGGAAATACCCAACCATTCAAAATTGGCTTTCGGGAGGGAGGATAAACATTTTCGGTTCAAGGATGGCGCCTGTTGACTTATGTACATATTTTGCATTTAGGTGACCAGGATCTGGCTCACAGTATCCACGTTTATATCGCGGTCAACCTCCTTACCTTTTTCTTATCATCAATTCCGGGATATTACAAAAAGGGAGGACTTGGCAAATAGAACAATTCCTGATCTTAGCAGTTTGATAGACTTCCTTCAGCGTGTAGATGCATCTACGAGCTACGATGACAATGAACAGCGATTTCACTGCTCCAACTACTGTGCCATCCTGTGACAGAATATCTGTACTGCTTGAATGAGTGACGACTTGCACGACTACGTCAAGCTGTCTCATGAGCCTCGACTTGAGACTTTGAACCCTTGCCTTCATCATAGACCGTGGCCACGCCAATGTCTTGATTGAGTTGTGTTGCAGGCTGAGGAATGTTGTGCCATGTGTATGAATGCGGGAGATCAACACCTGACACTATTGTgtcatccatccattccattGATGGGTGCGGAACGTCTTTGTCAAGTTCAAGCGTCATATTAACTTATCCCAGAGAATAGATGCTCTTCCCAAATCGTGAGGTAATAAGAATATGATTAGATGCATGGGTTTCTGCAActcttggtgatgattaAAACTAAATATTGGGTATTTCCGCCCCCATCCATATCACCCCCGATTTTTTCAAATACGCCTAGAACCCTCTTGTCTTTGTCCAAAGAACCTTTAACCCGAAAACGCCGATTTTTTCTGAGCCAATATTCCAAGCAATTGTC of Fusarium oxysporum Fo47 chromosome I, complete sequence contains these proteins:
- a CDS encoding glycosyl hydrolase catalytic core-domain-containing protein, with product MIANKLTILTATAALLEPALALGHRHAHHQHAQKRGDWVVATIDGQVVSWENNYFGPGGAAPAATQPAAASQPEAPSAPAPAAAQPTTIIKVAKPSQAAKSAYEPASQPKKEETAAKASQKAAIKEKTQSKAKSSSTQSKSSGSTSGGSAGFSHKRGVCYNNVDLANTFAGDCKNCGWGYNWDSSSGGLKGLNFIPTLWNDQPLHTDRFADNCAQALSDGAKAIFSFNEPDNAGQADMTPAYAAKAHVKWLNPYAGKALIGAPSISNSGLPMEGVEWLKNWVSECEKLGEQCHYDFCNVHWYSEVEYGNTLFDHLKASHEACGGKPIWLTEFAPTGSDEAIADWLKDAIPKLEALSYLDAYSYFKVETGMLMTSETELSSYGSVYASA